One window of the Desulfuromonas acetoxidans DSM 684 genome contains the following:
- the fliG gene encoding flagellar motor switch protein FliG, with translation MSMEELQFNRMTGVEKAAVLLMCLGESATAKVFSELEENEIRTLTRVMINIDHIPADLANDVMAEFHQAQKRNPGMYIKSEEFVRNAIAGSGDEHGDQLVSEILSGVESRPLETIATMQPRMVASLLENEHPQTVALILSTQRSDHTGKVLSFLPEELAGDVMYRIAKIEKVMPEVLAQIEEALRREIGGVSKKEQQEVGGVDKVVDILGRMEKGSDRKIVDSIEMTDPELAESIRKKMFTFSDLVNIDNRAMQMILREINNDTLTLALKTATDDLKNKIFSNISNRAAEMIQEDLEAMGPVRLSDVEAMQQTIVKLALKLEEEGQIVIPGRGAGDVLV, from the coding sequence ATGAGTATGGAAGAACTGCAATTTAACCGCATGACCGGCGTGGAAAAAGCGGCGGTGCTGCTGATGTGTCTGGGAGAATCGGCAACGGCAAAAGTTTTTTCCGAACTGGAAGAGAACGAAATTCGTACGTTGACCCGGGTGATGATTAACATTGATCATATCCCTGCGGACTTGGCCAATGATGTCATGGCTGAATTTCATCAGGCCCAGAAGCGCAATCCCGGCATGTATATCAAGAGTGAAGAATTTGTTCGCAATGCCATTGCCGGCAGTGGTGATGAGCATGGCGATCAGTTGGTTAGTGAGATCCTCAGTGGTGTTGAATCGCGCCCATTGGAAACCATTGCCACCATGCAGCCTCGTATGGTGGCCAGTCTGCTCGAAAATGAACATCCTCAGACCGTAGCGCTGATTCTCTCCACCCAGCGTTCCGATCATACCGGAAAAGTGCTGAGTTTTCTCCCCGAAGAACTCGCCGGTGATGTGATGTATCGCATTGCCAAAATTGAAAAAGTTATGCCAGAAGTTCTTGCGCAGATCGAAGAGGCGCTGCGGCGTGAAATTGGTGGTGTCAGCAAGAAAGAGCAGCAAGAGGTCGGCGGTGTCGACAAGGTGGTGGATATCCTTGGCCGCATGGAAAAAGGCTCTGACCGCAAAATTGTTGACAGTATTGAAATGACCGATCCGGAGCTGGCTGAGTCGATCCGCAAGAAAATGTTTACCTTCAGCGATCTGGTCAATATCGATAACCGCGCGATGCAGATGATTCTGCGAGAGATCAACAACGATACCCTGACGCTGGCGTTGAAAACCGCCACCGATGATCTTAAGAATAAGATTTTCTCCAACATTTCCAACCGAGCGGCGGAGATGATTCAGGAAGACCTTGAAGCCATGGGGCCGGTTCGCCTCTCCGATGTCGAAGCGATGCAGCAGACCATTGTCAAACTGGCG